The Candidatus Palauibacter scopulicola sequence AGGCCTATCCGGAGGACCCGGAGATCGCGGCTTTCTACGCCCTGTCGCTCCTGAGCGCGACGGCCGCCACGCGCGACCTCAGCGACCGCTGGAACGTGATGGCGGGGGCGATCGCGCTCCGGCTGTTCAACGACAACCCGATGCACCCGGGCGCGGCGCACTACACGATCCACTCCTTCGACAATCCGATCATGGCCCCGCTCGCGCTGGACGCCGCCTACGCGTTCGCGGACATCGCGCCGGCCGTTTCCCACGCGCGGCACATGCCGACGCACATCTTCATCCAGCACGGGATGTGGGATCTAGTGTCCGGCAACAACCAGTCGGCCTACAACGTGGCGCAGGAGCTGTGGCAACCCGGCGACGCGGTGGGCGACGCGGTGCACTCGCTCGACTGGGGCCAGTACGGCGACCTGCAGCGCGGCGACTACGAGAAGGCGCGGCTGTGGATGGATCGCCTCGCGGACATGGTCGACAACGAGGGCTTCGCGACGACCGGCGGGGCGCGGGGCGCGGCCGGCATCGCGCGGGCGCAGGGCGCGGTCTCTCTCCTCAAGGCGCGCTACATCGTCGAGACCGAGCAGTGGGAGACGCAGCCGATCACGGAGGACTCCCGGGCGCACGAACTCCTGGCCACGGGGCTCAGCGCCCACCGCATGGGCGACCAGGCGATCGTCACCGAGGCGGAGGCCGCCCTGAAGGAGCTGTCGGAGGGCGACGGCTACACCCACGTCATGCACAAGCAGGTCGGAGCGCTCCGGCACGCGGCGATGGGACATCCCGACGTGGCCATCGACCTCATGGACGAAGCGGAGGCGGAGGTCATGAGCATGGCGCCGCCGCGCGGTTCGGCGAGCCCGGTGAAACCCGTCCATGAACTCTACGGCGAGATGCTGCTCGAACTCGGGATGCCCGACAAGGCGGTCGAGAAGTTCGAGACCTCCCTGCTCCGCATGCCGAACCGGCCGCGTTCGCTCCTCGGCCTGGCCCGGGCGCACGCCGCCAACGGCGACGTGGTCCTCGCCGCCGAGGCCTACGCGAAGGTCGCGGATTTGTGGAGCGGTCTCGCGCACGCGGGCCTCATGGAAGCCGAGGCCTTCCTGAACGAGGCCGAGAGCGAGGGGAACCCGGGAAACCGGTAGACCTCCCCCATCCACCGGACCCCCGGCAGTCCGTGGCAGCCACGGGCTGCCGGGGTCCGGTACGGAATCCGGCTCAGTAGAGCGCGAGCAGATCCAGTATGGGGACCCTCAGTAGCGCCGACCGGCCCGTCCGGACCCTCACGAGCATGTCGAGGGTCTGGAGGGGCCGGAGTCCTTCCGCCTCCGCCAGCAGTTCCGGCGGGACGGCCACGTAGATCAGCCCGTCCCCGGGATCGGGGGCGCGCGCGAGCAGGAAGGGTTCCCCCTCGTAGAAGTCGATCCGCTCCGGTTCGGCCCGCTCCAGCGACAGGAACCGGACGGTCCAGCGGAGGCGCGTGCCAATGTACTCGTCCGGGTTCGCGCGCAGCGCGGCGGCCGAGACGCCGGCCAGGACGCCGGCTCCGACACCGACCGTGTCGCCGTCGCTGACGACTTCGCGCACCTGCGCGGCGGCGGGGGGCGGCGCGTACGCACACGCCAGGACGACGGGCAGGAGAAGCCGGCGTCGCAAGCGACCGCGACGAGACGTTTTTCTGGTAAGGACCCGGTCCTCCACCTACATTCCTCGCGCCGCGACCCCGTCGTGAGACTCGTGAGGCGGGGCCGTTCCCGTTCGAGATCCGACTCACCCAAGATATGGATTCCGCGTCAACACGGTGTCAAACAGACTGATCCTCATCGTCGCGCTCGCCCTGCTCGCCGTCGTTCCGGCGACGCTCGAGGCGCAGGCGGAACGCATCGATTCACCCTATCGCTGGCGCGAGAAAGGCTTCCGCGTCGGCCTCTTCGGGGGCCACCACGCGGGGAACCGCGGGCGGCTCGAGTTCGCGCAGGGACCCACCGCCGTGGGCGGGGCCAGGATGCGCGTCCGCGCATCGAGTCCCCTTTCTCTCGAGCTTGGAGCCACGTACGGGGCGGCGGACCGATGGACGCTGGACGTCCTCGACGAGGCCGGGCCGATGGTCGTCGACACCGTCGCCGCGGGCTGGCTGCGGGCCGATGTCGGCGCGCAGATCGGCCTCACCGGCGCGCGGACGTGGAACGGGATCCACCCCTACGGGCTCATCGGCGGCGGCTTCGTGTTCGGGGTCGACGAGGGCGCCTCCGAGTTCCTCGCCGACCAGGCGCTTGAACCCTTCCGCTACGACATCTCCACCGCTCCGCACATCTTCGTGGGGCTGGGCTTCGAGATCTTCCCGTCGGAGACGATCGGGATCGGCTTCGAGGTCCGCGACTACCTGGTCCGCGTGACGTCTCCGGACGGATTCCTCTTCGGGACCACGCTGGAGCTGTTCGAAGCTTCCGGAGCGCCGGCGCCGCAGGGTTCCGTGTGGGGCCACAACCCGGAGTTCAGCATCTCCATCTGGTACTACTTCTAGTGCGGTGGCCCATGGCGAACCCCCGCAGCGGCCAAGCATGAACGACGCGGACTGGATCTCCTTTGACGAGGCCCTCGCTCTCGTGCTGGACGCCGTGTCGCCGCTGGAGACGGAGAAGGTCCGGCTCTCCGCCGCCCTCGGCCGCTCCCTCGCACGCGGCGTGGAAGCCGTCGCCCCGCACCCGCCGTGGGACAACAGCGCCATGGACGGATTCGCCGTGCGAATCGACGAGGTCCGCGGTGCGAGCCCGGAACGGCCCGTGGTCCTGCCGGTCTCCGACGACATCCCGGCCGGCGCCTTTCCGCGCGGGCCGCTGGAGCCCGGCTCCGTGGCGCGCGTGATGACGGGGGCGCCCGTGCCGGAGGGCGCCACGGGCGTCGTCCGCGTGGAGCACACGGACGGAGGCGCGGACGGGCGCGTGAGCATCTTCGACGACGCGGACGGGGAGCGGCACATCCGTTTTCTCGGAGAGGACGTGCAGGCGGGCGACACGATGGTGGAGCGCGGGGAGGAACTCGGGGCGGCGGCGGTGGCGCTGCTCGCGACGGCCGGCTGCGAGCAGGTGGACGTGGGCCGGCGACCTCGCGTCGGCGTGCTCGCGAACGGAGACGAACTCGCGGATTTCGATGAGTTCGAGGAGGTGCGGGCCGGGCGGCGGATCATGAACTCGAACGGGTACGCGCTTGCCGCCCAACTCGCGGATTCCGGGGCGGAGCCGGTGCCGCTCGGCATCGCCCGGGACGACCCCGGCGATCTGCACCGCTGTCTCGCGCGGGCCGAATCCTGCGACGCGATCGTCTCCGCGGCCGGCGTGAGCGTCGGGGAACACGACTACGTGAAGCAGGTGCTCGACGAACTCGGTTTCGAACGCGCCTTCTGGCGCCTGCGGATGCGCCCCGGCAGCGCCACCGTCTTCGGCCGGCTCGGCGGCCGGCCGTTCTGGGGCGTACCGGGCAATCCGGCCTCGGCTCTCGTCACGTACGAGACGCTCGTGCGACCGGCGATCCGCAAGATGGCGGGGTTCGCGCGCCCCTGCCGGCGACCGCTGCGGTGCGTCGCGGCCCACGACCTGCGCGGCCCCCGGCACGTGCTCTCGTTCCTGCGCGTGCTCGTCGGATCCGCCGAGTCGGGCGCCCTCACGGCCCGCCTGAGCGGCGCGCAGGGCTCGGGCAACCTGGGGTCCATGCTGGCCGACGGGCTGCTCGCGATCCCGGTCGGGACCGACGCCATC is a genomic window containing:
- the glp gene encoding gephyrin-like molybdotransferase Glp is translated as MNDADWISFDEALALVLDAVSPLETEKVRLSAALGRSLARGVEAVAPHPPWDNSAMDGFAVRIDEVRGASPERPVVLPVSDDIPAGAFPRGPLEPGSVARVMTGAPVPEGATGVVRVEHTDGGADGRVSIFDDADGERHIRFLGEDVQAGDTMVERGEELGAAAVALLATAGCEQVDVGRRPRVGVLANGDELADFDEFEEVRAGRRIMNSNGYALAAQLADSGAEPVPLGIARDDPGDLHRCLARAESCDAIVSAAGVSVGEHDYVKQVLDELGFERAFWRLRMRPGSATVFGRLGGRPFWGVPGNPASALVTYETLVRPAIRKMAGFARPCRRPLRCVAAHDLRGPRHVLSFLRVLVGSAESGALTARLSGAQGSGNLGSMLADGLLAIPVGTDAIGAGDPVDVIPLREWASPA